From a region of the Mycobacterium sp. SMC-8 genome:
- a CDS encoding enolase C-terminal domain-like protein: MSTPVVTDVTVIPIAGHDSMLLNLSGAHGPFFTRNLVIIQDSSGNTGVGEVPGGEAIRATLEEARAIVTGRRIGDYHAVLGDIRRVFADRDAGGRGAQTFDLRVTVHAVTAVESALLDLLGQHLEVPVAALLGDGQQRERVQALGYLFFVGDRTRTDLAYRSPADEAPDADEWFTVRHEEALTPEAVVRLAEAAHTRYGFADFKLKGGVLPAPEEAKAVIALAERFPDARITLDPNGGWLLTDAIRTCRELTDVLAYAEDPVGPEGGFSGREVMAEFKRATGLPTATNMIATDWREMGHAIRSGAVDIPLADPHFWTMAGSVRVAQLCDAWGLTWGSHSNNHFDVSLAMFTHVAAAAPGDITAIDTHWIWQDGQAITTDPYRIVDGYLTVPDAAGLGVRLDEAAVAAAHELYRREGLGGRDDAVAMQYLIPGWTFDAKRPALDRD; encoded by the coding sequence ATGAGCACACCCGTCGTCACCGACGTCACCGTCATCCCCATCGCGGGTCATGACAGCATGCTGCTGAACCTGTCCGGCGCCCATGGACCGTTCTTCACGCGAAACCTGGTGATCATCCAAGACTCGTCGGGGAACACCGGTGTCGGCGAGGTGCCGGGCGGCGAAGCGATCCGCGCCACCCTGGAGGAGGCGCGCGCGATCGTCACCGGCCGCCGCATCGGGGACTACCATGCCGTGCTCGGTGACATCCGCCGGGTGTTCGCCGATCGTGACGCCGGCGGCCGCGGCGCCCAGACGTTCGACCTGCGCGTCACCGTGCACGCCGTCACCGCAGTGGAATCCGCGCTGCTGGACCTGCTGGGTCAACACTTGGAGGTCCCGGTGGCCGCGCTGCTCGGCGACGGGCAGCAGCGTGAGCGGGTGCAGGCGCTGGGCTACCTGTTCTTCGTCGGTGACCGCACCCGGACCGACCTGGCCTACCGCTCCCCCGCCGATGAGGCGCCCGACGCGGACGAGTGGTTCACCGTCCGCCACGAGGAGGCACTGACCCCGGAGGCGGTGGTGCGGCTTGCCGAGGCCGCCCACACCCGATACGGTTTCGCCGACTTCAAGCTCAAGGGCGGTGTGCTGCCCGCGCCCGAGGAGGCCAAGGCCGTCATCGCACTCGCCGAGCGTTTCCCGGACGCCCGGATCACGCTGGACCCCAACGGTGGATGGCTGCTCACCGATGCGATCAGAACCTGCCGTGAGCTGACAGACGTGCTGGCCTACGCCGAGGATCCGGTGGGGCCCGAGGGCGGATTCTCCGGGCGCGAGGTGATGGCGGAGTTCAAGCGGGCGACCGGGCTGCCGACCGCGACCAACATGATCGCCACGGACTGGCGGGAGATGGGTCACGCCATCCGTTCCGGGGCCGTGGACATTCCGCTGGCCGATCCGCACTTCTGGACGATGGCGGGGTCGGTGCGCGTCGCGCAGCTCTGCGATGCCTGGGGACTGACGTGGGGTTCGCACTCCAACAACCACTTTGACGTGTCGTTGGCGATGTTCACCCACGTCGCCGCTGCCGCGCCCGGTGACATCACCGCGATCGACACGCACTGGATCTGGCAGGATGGCCAGGCGATCACCACCGACCCGTACCGCATCGTCGACGGCTACCTGACCGTGCCGGACGCTGCGGGCCTGGGCGTGCGGCTCGATGAGGCCGCGGTGGCTGCGGCCCATGAGCTGTATCGACGCGAAGGTTTGGGTGGCCGGGACGACGCGGTCGCGATGCAGTACCTGATACCCGGGTGGACGTTCGACGCCAAGCGGCCCGCGCTGGACCGGGACTGA
- a CDS encoding 2-hydroxyacid dehydrogenase, with protein MNIVVADPNLVPHRERLETAVPSGSEVHWHIGGVPDQALRDVEVFIGSRFTADMAAMAKTLRLVHPAAAGTDKIDLAALPSDILVANTFHHERSIAEYVAGAAVMLRRGFLAQDAQLRRGVWATSVYDRSIPQPTTLSGARIGFVGFGHIGRYSWKLLRAFGCTAAAVTGSGRVADECGLDWVGDTGQLHRLLRDCDVAVVSAPLNRHTEGMIGAGELEALGPDGALINVGRGALVQERALYDALTGGAIKGAAIDVWYRYPADGSGCPPSVLPFGELSNILMTPHSSGVTTDTFTGRVDDVAANIGRLQRGEPLHNLIPH; from the coding sequence GTGAACATCGTTGTCGCGGACCCCAACCTGGTACCGCATCGCGAACGCCTCGAAACGGCGGTGCCGTCGGGGTCCGAGGTGCACTGGCACATCGGTGGCGTGCCGGATCAAGCGCTGCGCGACGTCGAGGTGTTCATCGGTTCGCGATTCACCGCAGACATGGCCGCGATGGCCAAGACCCTGCGGCTGGTGCACCCCGCGGCCGCGGGGACCGACAAGATCGATCTGGCTGCACTGCCCTCGGACATACTGGTGGCCAATACTTTCCACCACGAGCGGTCTATCGCCGAGTACGTGGCGGGCGCTGCGGTGATGCTGCGTCGCGGATTCCTCGCCCAGGATGCGCAGCTGCGGCGGGGTGTCTGGGCTACCTCGGTGTACGACCGGTCGATTCCGCAACCCACCACACTGAGCGGCGCCCGCATCGGGTTCGTGGGCTTCGGGCACATCGGGCGGTACTCGTGGAAACTGCTGCGCGCGTTCGGATGTACGGCTGCGGCAGTGACCGGTTCAGGCCGCGTCGCCGATGAGTGCGGGCTGGACTGGGTGGGCGACACCGGCCAGTTGCATCGGCTGCTGCGCGACTGCGACGTTGCCGTGGTGTCAGCGCCGCTGAACCGTCACACCGAGGGCATGATCGGCGCGGGCGAACTGGAGGCGCTCGGCCCGGACGGGGCATTGATCAACGTGGGCCGCGGCGCGCTGGTCCAGGAGCGGGCACTGTACGACGCGCTGACCGGCGGCGCCATCAAGGGTGCGGCCATCGACGTCTGGTACCGGTATCCAGCCGACGGATCAGGTTGCCCGCCAAGCGTTCTCCCGTTCGGTGAGCTGTCCAATATTCTGATGACGCCGCATTCTTCGGGTGTCACCACCGACACGTTCACCGGCCGCGTCGATGACGTCGCCGCCAACATCGGGCGGCTGCAGCGTGGCGAACCGCTGCACAACCTCATCCCCCACTGA
- a CDS encoding UDP-glucose/GDP-mannose dehydrogenase family protein produces the protein MARIAVFGAGHLGVTHAACMAELGHDVMVVDVDLPRLTRLQAGETPFYEPGLAELLRRHVQRGAVLFTSSYDEATTFARVHFITVGTPQKAGELGADLTALHTVVDHLAPRLTKPAVVFGKSTVPVGTARQVSARLRQLAPAGYAVNLGWNPDFLRKGHAVQDALAPDRIVLGVETDRLNYAERVLRGVYATFVDAGVPLLVTDLTTAEMVKATANSFVAAKISFINAVSEMCDAVGADVCFVADAVGRDPRIGRDLLDAGVGFGGALPKDVRAVMARAGEAGADQMLMLMREVDSINVRRRSRMVGLARDVLEGRLAGARVAVLGASFTPDSDDVGDSPALNIAGQLHAEGASICVFDPRAMDNARAVFPNFDYAPDAVEACRDADVVLVLTEWQQFRELRPADLEPVVHKRRIIDGRNCLDPQRWRGAGWQYRGMGRGVTYPEGGHPVQTQSISSSKVWSEIVMQRLRSWGDVADTG, from the coding sequence GTGGCTCGGATCGCGGTCTTCGGGGCAGGGCATCTCGGTGTCACCCATGCGGCGTGCATGGCCGAGCTCGGCCACGACGTCATGGTCGTCGACGTCGACCTGCCCAGATTGACTCGCCTGCAGGCAGGCGAAACACCGTTCTACGAACCGGGATTGGCAGAACTGCTGCGACGGCACGTCCAGCGCGGAGCCGTGCTATTCACCTCCTCCTACGACGAGGCCACGACGTTCGCCCGTGTTCACTTCATCACCGTCGGCACGCCGCAGAAGGCCGGGGAACTCGGCGCCGACCTCACCGCGCTGCACACCGTCGTCGACCACCTGGCGCCCCGGTTGACCAAGCCGGCGGTGGTCTTCGGTAAGTCGACGGTGCCGGTGGGTACCGCCAGGCAGGTCAGTGCCCGGCTCCGCCAGCTCGCCCCGGCGGGATACGCCGTCAATCTGGGCTGGAATCCCGACTTCCTGCGCAAGGGACACGCGGTTCAGGACGCCCTGGCCCCCGACCGGATCGTGCTCGGCGTCGAGACCGATCGGTTGAACTATGCCGAACGGGTGCTGCGGGGTGTGTACGCCACGTTCGTCGACGCCGGCGTGCCGCTGCTGGTGACCGACCTGACCACCGCCGAGATGGTCAAGGCGACGGCGAACTCTTTTGTGGCTGCCAAGATCTCGTTCATCAACGCGGTCTCGGAGATGTGTGATGCGGTCGGTGCGGACGTCTGCTTCGTGGCCGACGCGGTCGGGCGCGACCCGCGGATCGGCCGCGACCTGCTCGACGCCGGCGTCGGGTTCGGGGGAGCGCTGCCGAAGGACGTTCGCGCGGTGATGGCCCGCGCCGGCGAGGCGGGAGCGGATCAGATGTTGATGCTGATGCGCGAGGTGGACAGCATCAACGTGCGGCGCCGGTCAAGGATGGTGGGTCTGGCCCGAGACGTGCTCGAGGGCCGGCTCGCGGGTGCCCGCGTCGCCGTGCTCGGAGCGTCGTTCACCCCCGATTCGGACGACGTCGGCGACTCACCCGCGCTGAACATCGCCGGGCAGCTGCACGCGGAGGGCGCCTCGATCTGCGTGTTCGACCCCCGCGCCATGGACAACGCCCGCGCGGTGTTCCCGAACTTCGACTACGCGCCAGATGCGGTCGAGGCGTGCCGGGACGCCGACGTCGTGCTGGTCCTGACCGAGTGGCAGCAGTTCCGGGAGCTCCGGCCCGCGGACCTGGAGCCGGTGGTGCACAAACGCCGGATCATCGACGGACGGAATTGCCTGGACCCGCAACGGTGGCGCGGTGCGGGATGGCAGTACCGCGGAATGGGCAGGGGTGTCACCTATCCCGAAGGCGGCCACCCCGTACAGACCCAGTCGATTTCGTCGTCCAAGGTGTGGAGTGAGATCGTCATGCAGCGGCTCCGGTCGTGGGGCGACGTGGCCGACACCGGATAG
- a CDS encoding SDR family oxidoreductase, giving the protein MNTVLITGCSSGYGLATARRFLVEGWQVVATMRSPRVDVLPRSDRLRILALDVTEPDSIAAAVEAAGPVDVLVNNAGIGAVGAFEATPARTVRELFETNTFGVMAMTQAVIPQMRAQRSGVIVNVTSSVTLAAMPLAAAYTASKTAIEGFTGSLALELAYFGVRAKLVEPGYGPSTQFAGNGSQRMAGLIPADYQAFAAPILAAFESPGAVTTPGDVADVVLEAATDPSDRLRYAAGADAVALAAR; this is encoded by the coding sequence ATGAACACCGTTCTCATCACCGGCTGCTCGTCCGGTTACGGCCTCGCCACGGCCCGGCGCTTCCTCGTCGAAGGCTGGCAGGTCGTCGCCACCATGCGATCCCCGCGCGTCGACGTGCTCCCCCGGTCCGACCGGCTGCGAATCCTCGCGCTCGATGTGACCGAACCGGACAGCATCGCCGCCGCCGTCGAGGCCGCGGGCCCGGTCGACGTGCTGGTCAACAACGCCGGAATCGGTGCGGTTGGCGCCTTCGAAGCGACCCCGGCGCGGACCGTCCGAGAGTTGTTCGAAACCAACACGTTCGGCGTGATGGCGATGACACAGGCGGTGATACCGCAGATGCGGGCCCAGCGGTCGGGCGTCATCGTCAACGTCACCTCCAGTGTGACCCTGGCGGCGATGCCACTGGCAGCCGCCTACACCGCGAGCAAGACCGCGATCGAAGGGTTCACGGGGTCCCTCGCGTTGGAACTCGCGTACTTCGGCGTGCGCGCCAAGCTCGTCGAGCCGGGCTACGGGCCGTCGACGCAGTTCGCGGGCAACGGGTCCCAGCGGATGGCCGGCCTGATCCCCGCCGACTACCAGGCCTTCGCCGCGCCGATCCTGGCGGCATTCGAATCGCCCGGGGCGGTGACCACCCCGGGCGATGTCGCCGACGTCGTTCTCGAAGCGGCCACCGATCCCTCCGATCGGCTCCGGTACGCCGCCGGAGCGGACGCCGTCGCCCTGGCCGCCCGCTAG
- a CDS encoding helix-turn-helix transcriptional regulator, which translates to MHTATDLDRPRRGLVAGLADPVLAPALQQLHADIAHGWTVEQLARAAAVSRAVFAQRFTRTMGMTPMQYLLEWRVAMAKDLLRSGGPSVAQVARRVGYQSATAFTTAFTRAAGCSPTEFARGRSERQDVALAGGNRAVQ; encoded by the coding sequence GTGCACACCGCGACGGATCTCGACCGTCCCCGACGCGGGCTGGTTGCGGGGCTGGCCGACCCGGTGCTCGCCCCCGCGCTGCAGCAGTTGCACGCCGATATCGCGCACGGCTGGACCGTCGAGCAACTCGCCCGGGCGGCGGCGGTGTCCCGAGCGGTTTTCGCCCAAAGGTTCACGCGCACAATGGGAATGACGCCCATGCAGTACCTGCTGGAGTGGCGCGTGGCGATGGCCAAGGATCTGTTGCGCAGCGGAGGACCGTCGGTGGCGCAGGTGGCGCGGCGGGTCGGCTACCAGTCGGCGACGGCGTTCACCACGGCCTTCACCCGGGCGGCGGGCTGCTCGCCGACGGAGTTCGCCCGCGGGCGGTCAGAGCGACAGGATGTGGCCCTCGCGGGCGGGAACCGTGCCGTCCAGTAG
- a CDS encoding cupin domain-containing protein, translating to MGNAEPMDELMSLLSPEAVLSKVITGGGRWSVRKPRYGGPAFCLMLQGSCLLDADGLDPVELHQGDFLLLPQTPEFTLGADSGIAPTPSTLDHSRHTRHGGAMEPVTMRMLGGYFRFDPANATLLVALLPPLILVRADQAGAQRLHRLAELIIEEADANGPCRDAILRGSSKCF from the coding sequence GTGGGCAACGCCGAGCCGATGGACGAGTTGATGTCCCTGCTGAGCCCGGAGGCGGTGCTGTCGAAGGTCATCACCGGCGGCGGTCGATGGAGTGTTCGCAAACCTCGCTACGGCGGCCCCGCATTCTGCCTGATGCTGCAGGGCTCGTGCCTGCTCGATGCCGACGGGCTCGACCCTGTCGAGCTGCACCAGGGCGATTTCCTGCTGCTGCCTCAGACCCCGGAGTTCACGCTCGGCGCGGACAGCGGCATCGCCCCGACGCCGAGCACGCTCGACCATTCCCGCCACACCCGGCACGGCGGCGCTATGGAACCGGTCACGATGCGCATGCTGGGCGGCTACTTCCGCTTCGATCCCGCCAACGCGACGCTGCTGGTCGCCTTGTTGCCGCCACTGATCCTGGTGCGGGCCGACCAGGCCGGCGCGCAGCGCTTGCACCGCCTCGCTGAGCTGATCATCGAGGAAGCCGATGCCAACGGCCCGTGCCGGGACGCCATCCTCCGCGGCTCGTCGAAGTGCTTCTGA
- a CDS encoding DUF2855 family protein → MTTRLVIQRHDIRQTRWQDTPSPALGDGAARLRIDKFALTANNITYATFGELMNYWQFFPTGDPATGSLPVWGFAAVAESHCPGVAVGDRFYGYYPVADEVVLYPERLDEGGFTDGAGHRSDLHPVYNRYVRCSADPGYAAEFEDQQALLRPLFSTSFLLDDFLADSRFFGADTAILSSASSKTAYGTAFCLSRRAGDVRTVGLTSPANLDFTRSLGCYDDVLTYDDVLTYDDVEALPESTAVYVDFSGSASVRAAVHHRLGERLVYDCAVGGTHWDALGGDAGLPGPAPMLFFVPDWAAKRVSEWGQAALLERVAATWIAFMEPVSHAEDPWLTVVSGHGRDAVDACYAALLDGTVPAREGHILSL, encoded by the coding sequence GTGACGACGCGGCTCGTGATCCAGCGGCACGACATTCGGCAAACCCGCTGGCAGGACACCCCTTCGCCGGCTCTGGGCGACGGTGCCGCGCGGCTGCGCATCGACAAGTTCGCGCTCACTGCGAACAACATCACTTACGCCACGTTCGGCGAGCTGATGAACTACTGGCAGTTCTTCCCCACCGGCGATCCGGCCACCGGCTCGCTGCCGGTCTGGGGCTTTGCGGCGGTGGCCGAGTCGCACTGCCCGGGTGTGGCGGTCGGTGACCGGTTCTACGGCTACTACCCCGTCGCCGACGAGGTGGTGCTGTATCCGGAACGGCTCGACGAGGGCGGGTTCACCGACGGCGCCGGCCACCGCAGCGATCTGCACCCGGTCTACAACCGGTACGTGCGATGCAGCGCCGACCCCGGCTATGCCGCCGAGTTCGAGGATCAGCAGGCGTTGTTGCGTCCGCTGTTCTCCACGTCGTTCCTGCTCGACGACTTCCTGGCCGACAGCCGTTTCTTCGGCGCCGACACCGCGATCCTGTCCAGCGCGTCGAGTAAGACGGCCTACGGCACCGCGTTCTGCCTGTCGCGGCGTGCGGGGGACGTACGCACCGTCGGGCTGACGTCCCCGGCCAACCTGGATTTCACTCGCTCACTGGGCTGCTACGACGATGTCCTGACCTACGACGATGTCCTGACCTACGACGACGTCGAAGCGCTGCCCGAGTCGACGGCGGTGTACGTCGACTTCAGCGGCAGCGCATCGGTGCGGGCCGCGGTGCATCACCGGTTGGGCGAGCGACTGGTCTACGACTGCGCGGTCGGCGGCACCCACTGGGACGCGCTCGGCGGCGACGCCGGCCTGCCCGGTCCGGCCCCGATGCTGTTCTTCGTTCCGGACTGGGCCGCCAAGCGTGTCTCTGAATGGGGCCAGGCGGCGCTGCTGGAGCGCGTCGCGGCAACCTGGATCGCATTCATGGAACCGGTGAGCCACGCCGAGGACCCGTGGCTGACGGTGGTGTCCGGCCATGGCCGCGACGCCGTCGACGCGTGTTACGCAGCGCTACTGGACGGCACGGTTCCCGCCCGCGAGGGCCACATCCTGTCGCTCTGA
- a CDS encoding IclR family transcriptional regulator, with the protein MTEPDLSVRKVKSAVRTVELLEYLAARPDEPARLREISDTLGMPRSSAHALLRTLVREGWVRSDPTGTLYGIGIRALLVGTSYLDSDPYLPLIIPFLDELRAELDETFHLGRLDGTDIVYLATRESTKYTRTSSRVGRRLPAYATSPGKALLAERFGARRDEHVPSTLKSLTPRTITDRSLLDDVLDEVRIRGYACDDEENTVGLRCFAVPLRYCKPAQDAISASVPVGRLDPQRERDIVDALRTMGDKVSRVVRPLANGDKWFAS; encoded by the coding sequence GTGACCGAACCCGACCTGTCGGTGCGCAAGGTCAAGTCCGCGGTCCGCACGGTGGAACTGCTCGAGTACCTGGCCGCCCGGCCCGATGAGCCGGCGCGGCTGCGCGAGATCAGCGACACACTGGGTATGCCCCGCAGCAGCGCCCACGCGTTGCTACGCACCCTGGTCCGCGAAGGCTGGGTGCGCTCAGATCCCACGGGAACGCTGTACGGCATCGGGATTCGCGCTCTGCTGGTGGGCACCAGTTACCTTGACAGCGACCCGTACCTGCCGTTGATCATCCCGTTCCTCGACGAGCTGCGCGCCGAGTTGGACGAGACGTTCCACCTCGGTCGCCTCGACGGCACGGACATCGTGTACCTGGCGACCCGCGAATCCACCAAGTACACCCGCACATCCAGCCGCGTGGGCAGGAGGCTGCCGGCCTACGCCACGTCGCCCGGTAAGGCGTTGCTGGCCGAACGATTCGGCGCCCGGCGTGACGAGCATGTCCCGTCCACCCTGAAAAGCCTGACACCGCGCACCATCACCGACCGCTCGCTTCTCGACGATGTCCTCGACGAGGTCAGGATCCGGGGCTACGCGTGTGATGACGAGGAGAACACCGTAGGCCTACGTTGTTTCGCGGTGCCGTTGCGCTACTGCAAGCCCGCCCAGGACGCCATCAGCGCGTCGGTGCCGGTGGGACGGCTCGACCCGCAACGTGAACGTGACATCGTCGACGCGCTGCGCACCATGGGAGACAAGGTGTCTCGCGTGGTGCGCCCGTTGGCCAACGGCGACAAGTGGTTCGCGTCATGA